A single window of Nicotiana sylvestris chromosome 5, ASM39365v2, whole genome shotgun sequence DNA harbors:
- the LOC138869261 gene encoding uncharacterized protein, whose translation MKAQALPDHLAKNPVNDEYQPLSTYFSDEEVNSVEVIPEGTNAWKMFFDGAMNAKGAGIGAILISPTGQHYLTTTRLWFFCTNNTAEYEACIMGMNMAVDQDVEEFFVRKCHQCQVYGDLIHAPPLELHPMSASWSFVVWGMDVIGPIEPKASNVNRFILVVIDYFIKWVKTVTFKVVTKKVVVDFVHSNIICHFCIPKTIITDNAANLNSHLIREVCEQFQMTHRNSTLYRPKANGVIEAANKNIKKILRKMIQGSRQWHKKFPFALLGYHTIVRTSIGETPYLLVYGTETVIPTEVEIPSLRIIVEAEIEDSEWVKTRLEQLSLIDEKQMTVVCHGQLYQQRMARAYNKKVRPRNFEVGKLVLRRILPHHSEAKGKFAPNWKGPYIIRKLLPRWALYLGDIEGNDPETAVNADAVKRYYV comes from the exons atgaaagctcaAGCCTTGCCGGATCACCTAGCTAAAAATCCTGTTAATGATGAATATcagcctttgagtacttacttttcggatgaggaagtaaattcagttgaggtaattCCGGAAGGCactaatgcttggaaaatgttctttgatggagctatgAATGCAAAAGGTGCCGGGATTGGAGCAATATTGATTTCtcccactggtcagcactatctgACCACAACCCGACTTTGGTTCTTTTGTACAAATAACaccgccgagtatgaagcctgcattatgggcatgaacatggcagtcgatcaggatgtggaagaatt TTTTgtccgaaagtgtcatcagtgtcaggtatatggtgacctgattcatgcaccgcctttAGAATTACACCCTATGTCAGCATCGTGGTCGTTTGTTgtttggggcatggatgtcattgggccgattgagccaaaagcttcaaatgtgAACAGATTCATCTTGGTTGTCATTGACTATTTCATAAAGTGGGTTAAAACAGTCACTTTCAAAGTTGTCACCAAGAAAGTGGTGGTGGATTTCGTGCATTCCAACATCATCTGTCATTTTTgtattcctaaaactatcattacGGACAATGCTGCGAATTTGAACAGTCATTTGATTAGGGAAGTATGCGAACAATTTCAAATGACGCATCGAAATTCTACCCtttatcggcccaaagctaatggtgttattgaagcagcaaacaaaaatatcaaaaagatcctcaggaaaatgatccaaggttctaggcaatggcataaAAAGtttccttttgcattgttgggatatcacaCAATTGTGCGCACATCAATTGGGGAAACGCcctatcttttggtttatggtaccgaaacCGTAATACCCACAGAGGTTGAAATTCCCTCCCTTAGAATCAtcgttgaagctgaaattgaggACAGTGAATGGGTCAagacccgtttggaacagttaagcctgattgatgaaaagcagATGACCGTTGTTTGCCACGGGcaattgtatcaacaaagaatggctcgtgcctacaacaagaaagtgcggcctagaaactttgaagtggggaaACTCGTTTTGAGACGTATTCTCCCGCATCACagtgaagcaaaaggaaaattcgctccaaactggaagggtccatacattataagaaaattgttgccaagaTGGGCATTGTAtttgggagacattgaaggaaatgaccctgaaactGCTGTCAATGCAGACGCGGTCAAAAGGTATTACGTTTAA